The Balearica regulorum gibbericeps isolate bBalReg1 chromosome 5, bBalReg1.pri, whole genome shotgun sequence genome window below encodes:
- the ISM2 gene encoding isthmin-2, whose product MPVIRGKVVLILGFVFLTTFLAAVRGLPMRKQRSNSPKERSSKLAEVSASSDPGSAGDEELPPSGKARGLRRSGQAGPRRHRRRGVAQQAARSPAVPQLDSGEESLPFVLDLQSLPGLANVDLNAQNPNIQVTIEVVDDPQAEMEMDLLKETSNDWSLTSSEWLSHKDLFWPLFWEYTDPTEEEEEEEEEEEEDDNLDVGDREEEEEEEEEEEEEEEDYTTEYEEEESMLSGVGGDWDQQWPGQKNWIFKEKYNYDYEDEEEWSLWSPCSITCGSGNQKRTRSCGYACTATESRTCDLPHCPGAEGEMVFPTEETSFKSGNTTELFNSEVDSCEKWLNCKSDFLTKYLSKVLTDLPSCPCSYPLEAVYSAVNLRDERQGKNFRWRDASGPKERLDIYKPTARFCLRSMLSLDSTTLAAQHCCYDEHTRLITRGKGAGVPNLISTEFSPELHYKVDMLPWILCKGDWSRYHAVRPPQQWATLC is encoded by the exons atgcCTGTGATTAGAGGGAAAGTCGTGCTTATTCTCGGCTTCGTCTTTCTGACAACTTTCCTGGCTGCGGTGAGAGGGCTGCCCATGAGGAAACAGCGCAGCAACAGCCCCAAGGAGAGGAGCTCCAAGCTGGCGGAG gTCTCTGCCTCGTCTGACCCTGGCTCAGCAGGGGATGAGGAGCTGCCACCATCAGGCAAGGCGCGGGGGCTGAGGCGGAGCGGGCAGGCTGGCCCGCGGCGGCACAGGCGCCGTGGGGTGGCTCAGCAGGCTGCCAGGAGCCCGGCAGTGCCCCAACTTGACAGCGGGGAGGAGAGCCTGCCCTTCGTGCTGGACCTGCAGAGCTTGCCGGGGCTGGCCAACGTGGACCTGAACGCCCAGAACCCCAACATCCAG GTGACCATCGAAGTGGTGGATGATCCTCAGGCTGAGATGGAGATGGACCTGTTGAAGGAGACAAGCAATGACTGGTCCCTGACATCCTCTGAGTGGTTGTCCCACAAGGACCTCTTTTGGCCTCTCTTCTGGGAATACACCGACCccactgaggaggaggaggaggaggaagaggaggaggaggaggatgacaACCTGGATGtaggggacagggaggaggaagaggaggaggaggaggaagaggaggaggaggaggaagattaCACAACAGAGTATGAGGAGGAGGAGTCCATGCTCAGTGGAGTGGGAGGTGACTGGGACCAGCAGTGGCCTGGGCAGAAGAACTGGatctttaaggaaaaatataattatg ACTATGAAGATGAGGAGGAGTGGAGCCTATGGTCCCCTTGCAGCATCACCTGTGGCAGCGGCAACCAGAAGAGGACCCGGTCCTGTGGCTACGCCTGCACAGCGACGGAGTCGAGGACCTGCGACCTGCCGCACTGCCCTG GAGCAGAGGGGGAAATGGTGTTCCCCACAGAGGAGACGTCTTTCAAAAGCGGTAACACCACAGAGCTGTTCAACTCAG agGTGGACAGCTGTGAGAAGTGGCTGAACTGCAAAAGCGACTTCCTCACCAAGTACCTGAGCAAGGTGCTGACGGACCTGCCCAGCTGTCCCTGCTCCTACCCGCTGGAGGCTGTCTACAGTGCCGTCAACCTACGGGATGAGCGGCAGGGCAAGAACTTCCGATGGCGGGACGCCAGCGGCCCCAAAGAGCGCCTGGACATCTACAAGCCAACGGCACGCTTCTGCCTGCGCTCCATGCTCTCCCTCGACAGCACCACACTGGctgcccagcactgctgctaCGATGAGCACACCCGCCTCATCACCCGCGGCAAGGGGGCTGGTGTCCCCAACCTCATCAGCACCGAGTTCTCCCCGGAGCTGCACTACAAGGTGGACATGCTGCCTTGGATCCTCTGCAAGGGTGACTGGAGCCGCTACCACGCCGTCCGGCCCCCCCAACAATGGGCGACGCTGTGCTGA